GATCATATTTACAATATAAATGTCGCCCTTCACTGCAATCTTTATGTTTACCTGGATTACATCGATAAGCGAATACTCCGCAACCATGGGCCCTATCCTCGGATTTAACATTAACATTACACGACGCAAGACGTGCTAAGCCAGTATCACCTTCACGCACTCCTTTACAGCACGGAGGTCTGTGCTGGATAGTTCTGTGTTTTCCAGAGTGATCTTTGGTACCTTCGCAAGGCTCTCCGCAAAACGCACATTTTTCAGTGCAACCCCAAAGCTCGTTTTCGActttactatatggatttgaacCTCGCCATTGAATGTTTTCTACACAATCTGACCTCAACTTGATTTTCAACTTCGTAATAACTTCATCCTTTTTTGATTCTATGAGTTTTACAACATCCTGAAACGAACTTTCTGCAATTTTAGCTGCATTGATTCTAACATCTTTGAGATCATCTGAAGGAATTGAAAGCTTTTTATTCTGTAGCTGCAACAGAAATTCATCGAGAAGTTTAGTGATGCTTGCATTTTGATTGTTTCTTACACTTTCTTGAAAACATCTATTCAAGTCCTTAAAGTGGCTATCAGCTATTTCTTTGGCCAGTTCAAATAGCATTTCCGAGCTTCCAAAGAGGTATTCTTTACTTTTTTGTAATAACCATTTGTTTGCATACATATCTGGACTATTAATATAATCAATAAAATTGTCGAAATTATCATCATCTATCAGGTCGGTGCAAATGCATATGATTAATCTTTTTTTTGAGACGGGCAGTATTCTGATAAGCTCTTTAGTAGCTTTAATTGGAAGAATTTCAAGTGTAATGTTATGAATAAAGTCTTTCAAGACATTACAAAATAGTTCAGCTACTCTGTcttctttctttctgtttttgaTATGTAATCCAAAGCTGATTATTTGTTGTTCTTTGAATTTTCTTAATTTAGCATCAATACCATATTTTAGGCTATGATTTTGATTGTGTTTTACGAATTCATAATGTACATAGCAACTTACATGTACGTATAACTTAACGCTAAATGTGCTTTTAAAGCTGATTTCATCTGTATCTCTTTCAATTTCCTTCAACTTTTGACCAAGATGATGCAAAATTGCGTTTACATGAATTTTAGTTAGTTCAACATCAGTAGGGTACGCCATCTTTCTCTCAATCTCTTCAAAAACTTGGTCTATACGTGTTATGATATTTGGCATAGCATTTTGAGACTTTATAAATTCTTTTACCTTTTTTACCAAAGAGTAACTAAAATCTGTTTCATCAATACCGGTTTCTTTGAACGACCCTTTTAAAGAAATTGGTTGTGCATTCTGACATTTCAAATCATTTCTTGCATGCAATGTTTGATCTAGAATTGCCCTTTCACGTTTAAATATACTACAAAGGCTTTCAATTAAAATATCACGTATACAGTTTACTTCTCCTGAAGGTTTAGATGATTTTTTAACTTCATCCTCAAACGGTTTCCATACATCCtcaaaaagcatatttatttctGTGTCAGACAAGTCCTTACCTCTATATTTATTCACACTATTCATTGACTCCTTGCGCAGTACTTCTTCGTGTTTTTCGATTCTGGATTCTGCAAACAGCTCAAGCTCTCTCCTTTCTTTTGCTTTGTGTACTTCATCTGTTATAGTCTTGTCTAGCGCAGtatattttacatcaattttattTAGTTGTCCTTGCTtccattgttttattatttgtttatattcattttcatcgAAGAATTTAGTAAcgttattttctattttagacattTTACTGTCTAAGAATAAATGTAATTCCGTTATAACAGCATTTACTTTATCTGCTAAGCGGTCATTCTTTGAACACGATGCAAACCTACTCCATGGTACCTTCGACACTTCCTCCAAAACCTCACATTCAAAACGCCACAAATTCTTCTGGACTTCGATTTCCATGTCCATGCTAGCTTTCACTTCAATGCTGTTTCTGAACGAAAATAAGAAGTTTTCGTTCAAAACTCCTTTCCACAGATCATATGCATTTGTTAAGATATCTATCAACGACTTGAATGATTTATCTTTCATTTGCAATGCATGATCTATAATTTCGGACCTTAGTTCGACAACTCTACTGCTGTACCCAACATTTACTTTAGCCATTGGAGGATTACCTTGCCAAAGGTTGTTGAGATACCACACCTGTGATTTCTGGTCAAATGCAATTACTTGATTAAATTTGCTTATTCCTTCAATACCTTCACTATGAGCTGAAATTTCTGTCATTTTGTCAAGGTCGCTCACAAGTTTGTTCAATCCTTCGGACATGTGCGCTGACGCCGATGGTTCTGTTACATTCTGATGTATAAATATGCAGCTCTTTTGTAAGTCGATACTTTTGTTTGAAAGTTTAAGGCGAAGAAATGCATGCACGACTATTTCCAAGATATCCTTTATTTCACTGGTATTTTCTCCCATTATGTTTAACAATGTCATATCACCAATACCTGTTATGACTGTAGCTAACTCATTGTCATGTTCATAATCAAGACTGTTAAGTTCAGGAGAACATAGACCTTCAGTGTCAACAACAAGAATGTAATCAAAGTTATTCTGATATGTCTGCTTTGGTATTGTATTCACCGGCACAAGTTGCATATGTATTCCTTTAGTGCATCTACCAGTTTTGGTTGAAAATTGTGATCCAAACATTGTATTTAGTAATGTAGATTTGCCAGAGCTCTGGATTCCAAGAACGCTCAGTGCCAGTATTGTATTTTTACCTAAAAGTTGGTTCACGCgagctaaaatattttttagccACTCATATGGCATGTATGAACTATCGCCATCAATAACTTCGAGCGGTTGGCCATTAGCAACTAAACTTGCATAGACTTCAACAACATCAGGAAGTGGCGGCAATCCAATTGCACGATTATCTGTGTTCGTCTTGAATGCTGCATTATATATATGACCAATTTCTCGATTAATGTGCTCGATAGAAAACGAAGCTTCGTCAacttctgtttttattttctttattagtTCTTTCTGTTCCTCAATGCTCTTCTTATTTGAGCTTCCGCTTTCCTCCATATACTTTAATTGTTCCCATGCGTTCTTTCTCTTCTCCATAAGTTCAGGCAATACTGTCCGTTTCTCTCGTTCAATGAAATAATGCAACCATCCAAGAAAGTAAGCAATTTCACCCTTTGATTTAGTCTTACTTGTTAGTGCATTTAGAAACGTTCTCAAACTTTTCGATACCATTTTAGTTTGTGCGTGCCTCAGTTGTTCTATTTCTGACTCCATTTTACTTGTTTCAGTTAAATCTTGTGATCTACAgtgttgttttatcaaatttccCAATTTAGGGACAGATGTGTATTGCACAGGTGTAACAGCTCTCTTCCATACCCGTGCTTCCCCATCTTCTTTCATAGCATTGATGATAATTTCTGCTTCTTTTCTACCAAGTTGACATGTAGATTCATTTTCATCGATGGTACACATGTGGGTTTGAGTTTCAATTAAACGGTCTTCTAGTGGTTTTGAGATGTTATGTTCATTCTCACTGCGAATAGCCTTACTTATAGTTAAAGCCATATCGACAGAGTTTCGTTCAGTGCCACTTTTATGCGTTGAGATTACATTCAAATTAGAATCTTTATCTTTGGACTTTTTTCTTGTTTGCATTTCTTTGAGCAATTTTGCATCACATTTTTGTAGCGGGCTGGCAATTATTAGAATGACTTTTGGAAATTTTAGCAACATATTTTCTACTTCACTTTTAAGCGCTACAGTAGAGCGCTGATCAACTACCATTACCATGACGTCAACAAATGAAGATAGGAAGTTTAAACGGCTGTCATCGAGTTCTTCTATCGCCCCCCGTATATTCAAAAATGTCAATGCATCTTTAAACTTGTCCTTACTTTCATCAATTGTCGGGAGCCAAAACTGTTCAATATAACCATTACTTACAATTCTCCGAGTAGCACCAGAAGGACAATCCTTGTGAAAAAAGGTACTATGCCCTTGGTCAGACAGAATTTTATTCAAAAGTGCAGACTTAGAGTAATTAGGACGACAAAACCTTGAAAAAGCTACTACTTTTGTTGATAAACTCAGAATGTCAAATTCGTTATTAGAAACTGGGGTATCTGCATTGTATATACTGCATCCTAATGTTAGAGATCTCAAAGGCCATACAGGAATTTCAAATCGTGAATTGTTACCCTCCCAGATAACATAGGAAAATGGAACTGCTATTTTACAAAGATACATTTTCTGACATATCATTTGTTGTAACATTGGGTCGCAACACTGAAATACTACAATTAGAATATCTAAAGGACTTATATCGTTCGAATCTGAGGTATCATCTATGCCCAACAGCTCTAAGTCGTCTGTATCAAAATCAGTATCTTCCTCTTTGCTTGCCGGCACCAATAGATCCCTAGCTTCACTGTTTGAAGTCAAAAGTTGTTTTAGAAACCTTTGAGGTATATCACATAAATTAACTTCTGATGGATCTTCAGTCTGCCCTTCTAGTAGATCAATAGTTGTGACATCCTTCATTGTAATCTTTCTGGGATATTTGTCCTCAAGTCCTAATGCCTTTAGTAGTCGGTCAAACGTAGCTTTTCTAGTGCTTGGTTCTGTCGTGTTTTCTGAAAGGTCGGACATGACACAATTCTAGTCATATTTTAGTAATGGACTTCAAAATGTCGACTTGTCTGATCCATCTATATGGACCGCGCATATGATAATACTCAGTGGGTGAGGGGAGTGTGTTGAATAATTGGTTAGTAAGAGGTTCATGATGACCccggatcgctcacctgagtaatatgagctacatgtttcaaatgtcaaactgatgctaaaatattcagagagtaggtcagtagttcacatttatggtcaatgaaagtcagttttaagatcggtctACAAAACTGTataatgtcatccaaatttcaaggttgtattttaaaaaacaataaagtaggtcagtagaccagTATCACTGTCAGGAGACCCTtaattacttagggtcatcagaTAATAGTAtaacagtctagaaaatatgatcatttttttttcaaagtatatttcctatataactcgtatcACAAGTGACCCAATTGACAGGGCCTTTTTCCACCcgagg
The DNA window shown above is from Mercenaria mercenaria strain notata unplaced genomic scaffold, MADL_Memer_1 contig_1830, whole genome shotgun sequence and carries:
- the LOC128551916 gene encoding interferon-induced very large GTPase 1-like gives rise to the protein MSDLSENTTEPSTRKATFDRLLKALGLEDKYPRKITMKDVTTIDLLEGQTEDPSEVNLCDIPQRFLKQLLTSNSEARDLLVPASKEEDTDFDTDDLELLGIDDTSDSNDISPLDILIVVFQCCDPMLQQMICQKMYLCKIAVPFSYVIWEGNNSRFEIPVWPLRSLTLGCSIYNADTPVSNNEFDILSLSTKVVAFSRFCRPNYSKSALLNKILSDQGHSTFFHKDCPSGATRRIVSNGYIEQFWLPTIDESKDKFKDALTFLNIRGAIEELDDSRLNFLSSFVDVMVMVVDQRSTVALKSEVENMLLKFPKVILIIASPLQKCDAKLLKEMQTRKKSKDKDSNLNVISTHKSGTERNSVDMALTISKAIRSENEHNISKPLEDRLIETQTHMCTIDENESTCQLGRKEAEIIINAMKEDGEARVWKRAVTPVQYTSVPKLGNLIKQHCRSQDLTETSKMESEIEQLRHAQTKMVSKSLRTFLNALTSKTKSKGEIAYFLGWLHYFIEREKRTVLPELMEKRKNAWEQLKYMEESGSSNKKSIEEQKELIKKIKTEVDEASFSIEHINREIGHIYNAAFKTNTDNRAIGLPPLPDVVEVYASLVANGQPLEVIDGDSSYMPYEWLKNILARVNQLLGKNTILALSVLGIQSSGKSTLLNTMFGSQFSTKTGRCTKGIHMQLVPVNTIPKQTYQNNFDYILVVDTEGLCSPELNSLDYEHDNELATVITGIGDMTLLNIMGENTSEIKDILEIVVHAFLRLKLSNKSIDLQKSCIFIHQNVTEPSASAHMSEGLNKLVSDLDKMTEISAHSEGIEGISKFNQVIAFDQKSQVWYLNNLWQGNPPMAKVNVGYSSRVVELRSEIIDHALQMKDKSFKSLIDILTNAYDLWKGVLNENFLFSFRNSIEVKASMDMEIEVQKNLWRFECEVLEEVSKVPWSRFASCSKNDRLADKVNAVITELHLFLDSKMSKIENNVTKFFDENEYKQIIKQWKQGQLNKIDVKYTALDKTITDEVHKAKERRELELFAESRIEKHEEVLRKESMNSVNKYRGKDLSDTEINMLFEDVWKPFEDEVKKSSKPSGEVNCIRDILIESLCSIFKRERAILDQTLHARNDLKCQNAQPISLKGSFKETGIDETDFSYSLVKKVKEFIKSQNAMPNIITRIDQVFEEIERKMAYPTDVELTKIHVNAILHHLGQKLKEIERDTDEISFKSTFSVKLYVHVSCYVHYEFVKHNQNHSLKYGIDAKLRKFKEQQIISFGLHIKNRKKEDRVAELFCNVLKDFIHNITLEILPIKATKELIRILPVSKKRLIICICTDLIDDDNFDNFIDYINSPDMYANKWLLQKSKEYLFGSSEMLFELAKEIADSHFKDLNRCFQESVRNNQNASITKLLDEFLLQLQNKKLSIPSDDLKDVRINAAKIAESSFQDVVKLIESKKDEVITKLKIKLRSDCVENIQWRGSNPYSKVENELWGCTEKCAFCGEPCEGTKDHSGKHRTIQHRPPCCKGVREGDTGLARLASCNVNVKSEDRAHGCGVFAYRCNP